From Pseudomonas poae, the proteins below share one genomic window:
- a CDS encoding hemolysin III family protein: MYHGERFNAWSHLLGAVAACIGAVWMLVVASLDGSPWKIVSVAIYGFTLMVLYSASTVYHSVQGRRKEIMQKVDHFSIYLLIAGSYTPFCLVTLRGPWGWTLFGIVWGLAVIGILQEIKPRSEARILSIVIYAVMGWIVLVAVKPLIAALGTAGFVWLASGGVLYTVGIIFFALEDRLRHSHGIWHLFVIGGSLLHFVAIMHYVL, translated from the coding sequence ATGTACCACGGGGAACGATTCAACGCCTGGAGCCATTTGCTCGGTGCAGTCGCGGCGTGTATTGGCGCCGTGTGGATGTTGGTGGTCGCGAGCCTGGATGGCAGCCCCTGGAAAATCGTCAGCGTGGCGATTTATGGCTTTACGTTGATGGTGCTGTACAGCGCCTCCACCGTGTACCACAGCGTGCAGGGGCGGCGAAAAGAGATCATGCAGAAGGTTGATCACTTTTCGATCTACCTGCTGATCGCCGGCAGTTACACGCCGTTTTGCCTGGTGACCTTAAGAGGCCCGTGGGGCTGGACGCTGTTTGGAATTGTGTGGGGGCTGGCGGTGATCGGCATCCTGCAGGAGATCAAGCCGCGTTCCGAGGCGCGGATTTTGTCGATTGTGATCTACGCGGTGATGGGCTGGATCGTGCTGGTGGCGGTCAAGCCGCTGATCGCTGCGCTGGGTACGGCAGGGTTTGTGTGGCTGGCGTCGGGCGGGGTGTTGTACACCGTCGGCATTATCTTTTTTGCCTTGGAGGACCGCTTGCGGCATTCCCATGGGATCTGGCATTTGTTCGTGATCGGCGGGAGCCTGCTGCACTTTGTGGCGATCATGCACTACGTGCTCTGA